In Allomuricauda ruestringensis DSM 13258, the following proteins share a genomic window:
- a CDS encoding cytochrome c oxidase subunit I: MSEVAHVNHDDHHDDHGHHHKETFITKYIFSQDHKMISKQYLITGLIMGFIGIAMSLLFRMQLAWPGESFGIFEAVLGKWAPDGVMDADIYLALVTIHGTLMVFFVLTQGLSGTFSNLLIPLQIGARDMASGFMNMVSYWMFFVSSVIMIISLFVEAGPAAAGWTIYPPLSALPMAQPGSGMGMTLWLVSMAIFIASSLLGSLNYIVTVINLRTKGMSMTRLPLTIWAFFVTAIIGVVSFPVLLSAALLLIMDRSFGTSFFLSDIFIQGEVLHYQGGSPVLYEHLFWFLGHPEVYIVLLPALGITSEVMSTNARKPIFGYRAMVASILAIAFLSTIVWGHHMFVSGMNPFLGSVFTFTTLLIAIPSAVKAFNYITTLWKGNLQLNPAMLFSIGLVSTFITGGLTGIILGDSTLDINVHDTYFVVAHFHLVMGISALYGMFAGIYHWFPKMFQGRMMNKNLGYVHFWITAVCAYGVFFPMHFVGMAGVPRRYYENTAFPMFDELTNVQVLMTVFALIAGLAQLIFVYNFISSIFYGKKGPINPWSSNTLEWTTPQEHIHGNWPGEIPHVYRWAYDYSKTYENGEYIIAGQDFVPQNVPLQENEEELNH; encoded by the coding sequence ATGTCTGAAGTAGCCCATGTAAATCACGATGATCACCACGATGATCACGGACATCACCATAAGGAAACCTTCATAACAAAATATATTTTCAGTCAGGACCACAAGATGATATCCAAGCAATATCTCATTACGGGTCTGATCATGGGATTCATAGGTATAGCCATGTCATTGTTGTTCAGAATGCAATTGGCTTGGCCGGGCGAGTCCTTTGGAATTTTTGAAGCTGTTTTGGGCAAATGGGCCCCAGACGGTGTAATGGATGCCGATATCTATTTGGCATTGGTTACCATTCACGGTACATTAATGGTGTTCTTTGTATTAACGCAGGGATTGAGTGGTACCTTCAGTAACCTGTTGATTCCATTGCAAATCGGTGCCAGGGATATGGCATCAGGATTCATGAACATGGTTTCTTACTGGATGTTCTTCGTATCCTCTGTGATCATGATTATTTCATTGTTCGTGGAAGCAGGACCTGCTGCTGCAGGTTGGACCATCTATCCACCCTTGAGTGCACTACCAATGGCCCAACCAGGTTCTGGTATGGGTATGACACTTTGGTTGGTGTCCATGGCAATTTTCATCGCATCTTCTTTGTTGGGATCGTTGAACTACATTGTTACAGTAATCAACCTAAGAACAAAGGGAATGTCCATGACACGTTTACCTTTGACAATCTGGGCATTTTTTGTAACCGCTATTATCGGTGTGGTTTCTTTCCCAGTATTGTTATCGGCAGCCTTGCTGTTGATTATGGACAGAAGCTTCGGTACATCTTTCTTCCTATCGGATATCTTTATCCAAGGTGAAGTATTGCATTACCAAGGAGGTTCCCCGGTATTGTACGAGCACTTGTTCTGGTTCTTGGGCCACCCCGAGGTATATATCGTATTGTTGCCAGCTTTGGGTATTACATCCGAAGTAATGTCAACCAACGCAAGAAAACCGATTTTTGGATATAGGGCGATGGTGGCATCCATCTTGGCGATTGCATTCCTGTCTACAATTGTATGGGGACACCACATGTTCGTATCCGGTATGAACCCATTTTTGGGATCTGTATTTACATTTACAACCCTTTTGATCGCGATTCCATCAGCAGTAAAAGCATTTAACTATATCACGACCCTTTGGAAGGGCAACCTGCAGTTGAACCCTGCAATGTTGTTCTCCATTGGATTGGTGTCAACCTTCATTACAGGTGGTCTTACGGGGATTATTTTGGGAGATAGTACTTTGGATATCAACGTTCACGATACCTACTTCGTTGTAGCTCACTTCCACTTGGTAATGGGTATTTCGGCCTTGTACGGTATGTTCGCTGGTATTTATCACTGGTTCCCGAAAATGTTCCAAGGACGAATGATGAACAAGAACTTGGGTTACGTCCACTTTTGGATTACCGCAGTCTGTGCCTACGGGGTATTCTTCCCCATGCACTTTGTGGGAATGGCCGGTGTGCCACGTCGTTACTACGAGAATACTGCATTCCCGATGTTCGATGAGTTGACAAACGTCCAAGTATTGATGACCGTATTTGCACTTATTGCAGGTCTGGCGCAGCTGATATTCGTTTACAACTTTATCTCAAGTATTTTCTACGGTAAAAAAGGACCAATTAACCCTTGGAGTTCAAACACCCTGGAATGGACAACCCCTCAAGAGCACATCCACGGAAACTGGCCGGGGGAAATTCCACACGTTTATCGTTGGGCTTACGATTACAGTAAAACTTATGAGAATGGTGAGTACATTATTGCAGGGCAGGATTTTGTTCCGCAAAACGTTCCACTTCAAGAGAACGAAGAAGAACTCAACCATTAA
- a CDS encoding cytochrome c oxidase subunit II, giving the protein MTALLTLTVLVLVAIAIWQMTKIFELSQTRTEYDEIANDSDNKNNGYLLFAFLIFIYGITIFSFAKYYKMLLPEAASEHGADYDQLMWVSFAIIFFVQTITQALLHYFGYKYRGQKGRKALFFADNDRLEFIWTIIPVIVLAGLILWGLYTWTNIMDINEDDDPLVVELYAQQFNWTARYGGDDNVLGEANVRLIDIANANVLGLDESDPNAEDDIIVKELHLPVGRKVNFKMRSQDVLHSAYMPHFRAQMNCVPGMITQFSFTPTVTTEEMRLNPDVVDKVKRTNAIRAQKAAEGIPNNDPWEFDYILLCNKICGKSHYNMQMKIIVETEEEFNKWLAEQKTFKETVMVDDTEQVLNLEDDADIELSETASVE; this is encoded by the coding sequence ATGACTGCATTATTAACATTAACTGTTTTAGTACTGGTTGCGATTGCAATTTGGCAGATGACCAAGATTTTTGAACTATCGCAAACTAGAACAGAGTACGATGAGATTGCGAACGATTCCGATAACAAAAATAACGGCTACCTATTATTCGCCTTCCTGATTTTTATTTACGGAATAACTATTTTCAGTTTTGCCAAGTATTATAAGATGCTTTTGCCCGAGGCTGCATCCGAACACGGGGCAGATTACGACCAATTGATGTGGGTCTCTTTCGCAATTATATTCTTTGTTCAAACCATAACCCAAGCTTTGCTCCATTATTTTGGATATAAGTATAGGGGACAAAAAGGTAGAAAAGCACTTTTCTTTGCCGATAACGACAGATTGGAGTTTATCTGGACCATTATTCCAGTAATTGTACTGGCAGGTCTGATTCTTTGGGGACTGTACACTTGGACCAATATCATGGACATCAATGAAGACGATGATCCGTTGGTGGTGGAACTTTACGCACAACAATTTAACTGGACTGCCAGATACGGTGGGGACGACAACGTTCTTGGTGAAGCCAATGTTCGTTTGATCGATATTGCCAATGCCAATGTACTTGGTTTGGATGAGTCCGACCCCAACGCAGAAGATGACATTATTGTAAAAGAATTGCACTTGCCCGTAGGTAGAAAAGTAAACTTTAAAATGAGGTCACAAGATGTACTGCACTCGGCATACATGCCCCACTTTAGAGCACAAATGAACTGTGTACCAGGTATGATTACCCAGTTCTCTTTTACGCCAACAGTTACAACAGAGGAAATGCGTTTAAACCCAGATGTTGTGGACAAGGTAAAAAGAACCAATGCCATTAGGGCACAAAAAGCAGCAGAAGGGATTCCAAATAACGACCCATGGGAGTTCGATTACATATTGCTGTGCAACAAAATATGCGGAAAATCCCATTATAACATGCAGATGAAGATTATAGTGGAAACCGAGGAAGAGTTCAATAAATGGCTTGCTGAACAGAAAACCTTTAAAGAAACTGTTATGGTCGATGACACGGAGCAAGTACTTAACTTGGAAGATGATGCTGATATCGAATTGAGCGAAACAGCTTCGGTAGAATAA
- a CDS encoding c-type cytochrome — translation MGLIIVLAFAVLMAGFGFGANDHHVEFPDDVYYMDYNVNNLPFSEKNEEIKLGFDIFRNTSLHIGPKQKDSSKVFAQNNLACASCHLNGGTKPYAAPLIGVIKRFPQFRGRENKMGTIEERINGCMERSMNGRTMPESSVEMQALITYMDWLGRAAPSNGKIEGQGFLKVEIPNRAVDLDHGQRVFENTCVECHGADGQGQLLAENDQYLYPPLWGGDSYNDGAGMTRVITAAQFIKGNMPFGTTFDNPILTDEEAYDVAGYINQKLRPTKPNREVDFPDLVKKPVSTPYGPYLDPFSEEQHQLGPFQPIMEYYQKEYLLSKSK, via the coding sequence ATGGGGTTGATCATTGTTTTGGCATTTGCTGTTCTTATGGCAGGGTTTGGATTCGGGGCGAATGATCATCATGTGGAGTTCCCCGACGATGTGTATTACATGGACTATAATGTGAACAATCTCCCATTTTCTGAAAAAAATGAAGAAATCAAGTTGGGTTTCGATATTTTCAGAAATACCTCGCTTCACATAGGTCCCAAACAAAAGGATTCTTCAAAAGTATTTGCACAAAACAATTTGGCTTGTGCCAGTTGTCATTTAAACGGTGGCACCAAGCCCTATGCAGCTCCTTTGATCGGAGTTATTAAACGCTTTCCTCAGTTTCGCGGGCGCGAAAACAAAATGGGAACCATTGAAGAACGCATCAATGGATGCATGGAACGAAGTATGAATGGCAGAACGATGCCGGAATCCAGCGTTGAAATGCAAGCCCTTATTACTTATATGGATTGGTTGGGCAGAGCAGCCCCATCAAACGGTAAAATAGAAGGGCAAGGCTTTTTAAAAGTTGAAATTCCCAATAGAGCCGTTGATCTAGACCATGGGCAAAGAGTTTTTGAAAATACCTGTGTGGAATGCCATGGCGCTGATGGTCAAGGACAGCTTTTGGCGGAAAACGATCAATACCTATATCCTCCTTTGTGGGGGGGCGATTCTTATAACGATGGCGCCGGAATGACCCGCGTAATCACTGCGGCCCAGTTTATAAAGGGCAATATGCCTTTTGGCACCACCTTTGACAATCCCATACTTACCGATGAGGAGGCCTATGATGTAGCAGGTTACATCAACCAAAAACTCCGACCAACAAAGCCCAATAGAGAGGTAGACTTCCCCGACCTGGTCAAAAAACCCGTATCCACTCCCTATGGTCCCTACCTGGACCCTTTTTCTGAAGAACAACATCAGTTAGGACCTTTCCAGCCTATTATGGAATATTACCAAAAAGAATATCTATTAAGTAAATCCAAATAA
- a CDS encoding GIN domain-containing protein, protein MKKLLILLLILTPILSIAQRKPKIKGSRIVTEISEELPPFTAIMLNDDLEITLNKALGPGYHLIADDNLIDILKFEVEEGTLVISSYYNITAKKELQITVNYTELQAITLKNGSILSKDVIQSNELFVDGFNNTKLDIKANAAVMDINLEDTSSGDFHVEVDSLNINLNKRAQAYVYAQLNTGELDLEGNSSLTMEGTSERLQANLLESAKYRGESMQIGSCELKITGNANARVYAFGDININSTGNAGIYLYGTPKITIEEFLDTSQLIKKQE, encoded by the coding sequence ATGAAAAAGTTACTTATCCTACTGTTGATATTGACCCCGATACTTTCCATTGCTCAGCGTAAACCCAAAATAAAAGGTAGTAGAATCGTTACTGAAATAAGCGAGGAACTTCCACCCTTTACTGCCATTATGTTGAATGATGACCTTGAAATCACACTGAATAAAGCGTTGGGGCCAGGCTATCACCTTATCGCGGATGATAATTTGATCGATATACTAAAATTTGAAGTGGAAGAGGGTACTTTAGTAATCAGTTCTTACTACAATATCACAGCCAAAAAAGAATTGCAAATAACCGTTAACTATACCGAGCTACAAGCAATCACCTTAAAAAATGGTAGTATTCTCTCCAAGGATGTAATTCAATCCAACGAATTGTTTGTGGATGGGTTCAACAATACCAAACTCGATATAAAGGCCAATGCAGCCGTAATGGATATAAATCTGGAAGATACGAGCAGCGGAGATTTTCATGTGGAAGTAGATTCTTTGAATATTAACCTGAACAAAAGGGCGCAAGCCTATGTTTATGCCCAACTCAATACTGGCGAATTGGACCTCGAGGGCAATTCCTCTCTGACCATGGAGGGCACATCCGAACGATTACAGGCCAATTTACTGGAATCTGCCAAGTACAGGGGCGAAAGTATGCAAATAGGCTCCTGTGAACTTAAGATTACCGGTAATGCCAATGCAAGGGTGTATGCATTTGGCGACATTAATATCAACTCCACGGGAAATGCCGGTATTTACCTCTACGGAACCCCGAAGATTACCATAGAGGAGTTTTTGGACACTTCCCAACTCATCAAAAAACAAGAGTGA
- the ruvB gene encoding Holliday junction branch migration DNA helicase RuvB: MNENLDPTGENLSPEEFDIERALRPVSFDDFTGQARVLENLKIFVQAANLRGEALDHTLFHGPPGLGKTTLAHILANELGVNIKVTSGPVLDKPGDLAGLLTNLEERDVLFIDEIHRLSPIVEEYLYSAMEDYKIDIMIESGPNARTVQINLSPFTLIGATTRSGLLTAPMRARFGIQSRLEYYHTELLSTIVERSAEILKVPITNDAAIEIAGRSRGTPRICNALLRRVRDFAQIKGNGNIDLEISQFGLKALNVDAHGLDEMDNKILTTIIDKFKGGPVGITTLATAVSESAETLEEVYEPFLIQQGFIMRTPRGREVTELAYTHLGKVKGGTQGGLF; the protein is encoded by the coding sequence ATGAACGAGAATTTAGATCCAACAGGCGAAAATCTTTCTCCGGAAGAATTCGATATAGAAAGAGCCTTACGGCCCGTTAGTTTTGATGACTTTACCGGGCAGGCTCGCGTATTGGAAAATCTCAAGATTTTTGTGCAAGCAGCCAACCTAAGGGGCGAAGCCTTGGACCATACACTTTTTCATGGCCCTCCAGGGCTGGGCAAGACTACCTTGGCCCATATTTTGGCCAACGAACTTGGGGTAAACATAAAAGTTACCTCTGGCCCTGTGCTGGACAAACCGGGAGACTTGGCTGGACTGTTGACCAATTTGGAAGAACGCGACGTACTTTTTATTGATGAAATCCATAGGTTGAGTCCCATTGTGGAGGAGTATTTGTATTCCGCCATGGAAGATTATAAGATTGACATCATGATTGAATCGGGTCCCAACGCCCGTACCGTTCAGATTAACCTTAGTCCGTTTACCTTGATAGGGGCTACTACTAGATCTGGATTGCTTACCGCGCCCATGCGGGCAAGATTCGGCATTCAGAGCCGGTTGGAATACTACCATACAGAGCTGTTGTCCACCATTGTGGAACGTAGTGCGGAAATACTTAAGGTGCCCATCACCAACGATGCAGCCATAGAAATTGCCGGACGAAGCAGGGGAACTCCCAGAATATGCAATGCACTATTGCGCAGGGTTCGGGATTTTGCACAGATCAAGGGCAATGGAAACATTGATCTTGAAATCTCCCAATTTGGACTTAAGGCCCTAAATGTGGATGCCCATGGTCTGGATGAAATGGACAACAAAATTTTGACGACCATCATAGATAAGTTTAAAGGAGGTCCCGTTGGGATAACTACTTTGGCAACGGCGGTGTCAGAAAGTGCGGAAACCTTGGAAGAAGTGTACGAACCTTTTTTAATACAACAAGGTTTTATAATGCGCACCCCAAGAGGACGCGAAGTAACTGAACTTGCCTATACCCATTTGGGGAAGGTAAAGGGCGGTACTCAGGGTGGTTTGTTTTAA
- a CDS encoding acyl-CoA dehydrogenase, producing MIVTDYSIGILQYIPFFYVIWSDDLLSASEISVVQKVIELDTSLNVDEKHQLRRWLKRDTPPFDDEIKNWKQTIANSKVRLIESDTYPLSSLSQRLVNSENLNDHLKHIEVHLGIQPNHYNHLFDVEVVHEKTSSEYDANILDEILKGEHARVVDRFRSFLDKPDFSWQVLRNKEDFRNRILQQVQLLGEAGYGAMAYPPEYGGTGDMPAYAAIFEHLMFVDGSLAVKFGVQFGLFGGSIQKLGTKKHHDEYLTDAGTTKLLGCFAMTETGHGSNVRGIKTTATYEKSSDSIIIHTPGKNDNKEYIGNAIHSKIATVFAQLIVNGKNEGVHAILVPLRNENHEELEGVSVKDNGYKLGLNGVDNGKIWFNNVKVPRENLLNKYGEIQEDGTYASSIKNPNKRFFTMLGTLVGGRICVARGALGGSKMALSIAVKYALNRRQFNDNVKVQEDLIMDYPTHQLRLTPAIAGAYVYHFTLEEMMKRYSDYSQPDKRKIETQVAGLKSIITWFANETIQECREACGGKGYLLENRIADLKGDVDIFTTFEGDNTVLLQLAAKGILSDFRAEFNSAGFASVLKLLQTQLSDKLTAINPLYSNKVDAKHLYNPKFHRHAFDYRTRRLTYTLAMRIRNYIKKGIPSYQAFLKVQTHLLALGKAYSVELAYNIFCDHYQQIEDLKYRALLEKVGCLYALDQINKDAKWFLEQGYIGGTKSKAIRQRVERLSTELRPHIEVLVDGFGIPEHCLTAPITK from the coding sequence ATGATCGTCACAGATTATTCCATTGGAATTCTACAATACATCCCTTTTTTCTATGTGATTTGGTCCGATGATTTGCTGTCCGCTTCAGAAATTTCGGTCGTACAAAAAGTAATCGAACTGGATACATCTTTGAATGTGGATGAAAAACATCAATTAAGGAGATGGCTAAAAAGGGATACCCCTCCTTTTGATGATGAAATCAAGAACTGGAAACAGACCATTGCAAATTCCAAGGTAAGATTGATCGAAAGCGACACCTACCCCCTTTCTTCACTTAGTCAACGATTGGTTAATAGTGAAAATCTGAACGATCATTTAAAACATATTGAAGTCCATTTGGGCATACAGCCAAACCATTACAATCACCTGTTTGATGTGGAGGTAGTGCATGAAAAAACTTCCAGTGAATATGACGCTAACATTCTGGATGAAATCTTAAAGGGAGAACATGCTCGTGTGGTTGATAGGTTCAGGAGTTTTTTGGACAAGCCTGACTTTTCGTGGCAGGTTTTAAGAAACAAAGAAGATTTTAGGAACAGGATTTTGCAACAAGTTCAGCTTTTGGGAGAAGCAGGGTATGGTGCCATGGCCTACCCACCTGAATATGGCGGTACTGGAGACATGCCTGCCTACGCAGCTATTTTTGAACATTTAATGTTTGTGGATGGTAGTTTGGCCGTAAAATTTGGTGTTCAGTTTGGGCTTTTCGGTGGAAGCATCCAAAAATTGGGTACAAAAAAACATCACGACGAATATTTGACCGATGCAGGAACAACCAAGTTGCTAGGGTGTTTTGCCATGACGGAAACCGGACATGGTTCCAATGTCCGAGGTATCAAAACCACCGCTACTTATGAAAAATCCTCGGACTCCATCATTATTCACACGCCAGGTAAAAACGACAACAAAGAATACATTGGCAATGCCATACATTCTAAAATAGCTACGGTTTTTGCCCAATTAATCGTAAACGGCAAAAATGAGGGCGTACATGCTATTTTGGTTCCGTTAAGAAATGAAAACCATGAAGAACTGGAAGGAGTCTCCGTTAAGGACAATGGATATAAATTGGGTTTGAACGGGGTGGACAATGGAAAAATCTGGTTCAACAATGTAAAGGTCCCGCGAGAGAATCTACTGAACAAGTATGGTGAAATACAGGAAGATGGCACCTATGCTTCATCCATAAAAAATCCGAACAAGCGATTTTTTACCATGCTGGGCACTTTGGTAGGCGGACGCATTTGTGTGGCCCGTGGCGCCCTTGGAGGTAGCAAAATGGCCTTGTCCATCGCTGTAAAATACGCCCTTAACCGCAGGCAGTTCAATGATAATGTAAAGGTCCAGGAAGATTTGATCATGGACTACCCCACGCATCAACTAAGGCTGACCCCTGCCATTGCTGGCGCTTATGTGTATCATTTTACCTTGGAAGAGATGATGAAGCGTTACAGTGATTATTCCCAACCTGACAAAAGAAAGATTGAGACCCAAGTGGCAGGCTTAAAATCCATAATCACTTGGTTTGCCAATGAGACCATTCAAGAATGCAGAGAGGCTTGCGGTGGGAAAGGGTATTTATTGGAGAACCGAATTGCCGATTTAAAGGGCGATGTGGATATTTTTACCACATTTGAAGGTGACAACACCGTATTGTTGCAACTGGCGGCCAAGGGTATTCTTTCCGATTTTAGGGCAGAGTTCAACAGTGCTGGTTTTGCATCGGTATTAAAACTTTTGCAAACCCAGCTTTCGGATAAACTGACCGCCATTAACCCGTTGTACTCCAACAAAGTTGACGCGAAGCATCTGTACAACCCGAAGTTCCACAGACACGCTTTTGATTATCGTACCCGAAGATTGACCTATACCTTGGCGATGCGGATTCGAAACTATATCAAAAAAGGGATTCCATCGTATCAAGCTTTCTTAAAGGTACAGACCCATTTATTGGCCTTGGGAAAAGCCTATAGTGTGGAATTGGCTTACAACATCTTCTGTGACCACTATCAACAAATAGAAGATTTAAAATACCGTGCATTACTGGAGAAGGTAGGTTGCCTTTACGCACTAGATCAAATTAACAAGGATGCCAAATGGTTTTTGGAACAGGGGTATATCGGCGGAACAAAATCAAAAGCAATCCGGCAACGGGTGGAACGTTTATCCACAGAGCTTAGACCACACATAGAGGTCTTGGTGGATGGTTTTGGCATTCCCGAACATTGCCTAACCGCCCCAATTACAAAGTAA